Part of the Geoalkalibacter ferrihydriticus DSM 17813 genome is shown below.
CGCTTTCGACTGGCTCGATCCGCGCGAGGTATTTGGCGCACGTCCCGACCTGCGCTGGATCTTTCTCGTCGATACTCATAAATGTGTGGGCTGCGGCTTTTGCGTCAAGGCCTGCAAGGACGAAAACGGCATTCCCCAGGAAACCAATGCCACGCGAACCTGGGTCGAGCGCTATGTTATGACCAAGGACGGCCAGGTCCACGCCGACTCGCCGCGCGGCGCCAACGAAGGTTTTCTCAACCGTGAAATCGAGCGCGGCACCGCCGGAAAACTCAAAATTGCCGATGAAGACATCGCCCAGGCATTCTTTGTACCCAAGCTCTGCAACCAGTGCGATCACCCCTCCTGCGTACAGGTCTGCCCGGTGGGCGCCACCTACAAGACCGAGGACGGCGTGGTGCTCGTCGATCGCACCTGGTGCATCGGCTGCGGCTACTGCGTCATGGGCTGCCCGTACGGTGTGCGCTTCTTTCACCCGATCCACCATGTGGCGGAAAAATGCAACTTCTGCTACCACCGCATTCATCGCGGCGAGACCACGGCCTGCGCCTTCGCTTGCCCCTTCGGGGCGCGCAAGCTCGGCAATCTCAGAGACCCTGAAGATCCGGTTACCAAGGTGGTCATGACGCAGAGGGTCGGGGTGCTCAAGGATGCTTTCGGAACCAAGCCCCAGG
Proteins encoded:
- a CDS encoding 4Fe-4S dicluster domain-containing protein, coding for MKRRDFLKGTAVAVVGASAPLAAFDWLDPREVFGARPDLRWIFLVDTHKCVGCGFCVKACKDENGIPQETNATRTWVERYVMTKDGQVHADSPRGANEGFLNREIERGTAGKLKIADEDIAQAFFVPKLCNQCDHPSCVQVCPVGATYKTEDGVVLVDRTWCIGCGYCVMGCPYGVRFFHPIHHVAEKCNFCYHRIHRGETTACAFACPFGARKLGNLRDPEDPVTKVVMTQRVGVLKDAFGTKPQVYYLGLNMEVR